The genomic interval GTCTTGACCAGCCCCTCGACAACGGGCGCCTGACGGGTGGCGACCTTGCGCGAGTGGTCCGTCACCGGGTAGCGGGGCGCCTCCTCGGGCAGGGCCGCCGCCTGCTCGCTGGTGAGAATCGGGTTGGTGAAGAAGGAGCCGGCGGACCAGGTGTCGTGGTCGGCGTCGTCGAGAACCATGCCCTTGGAGGCGCGCAGCTCAAGGACGGCCTCGCGCACCGCCCGCGCGTCCACCCGCTGCCCGGGCTCGACACCCAGGGCGCCGGCGAGCTGGGCGTAGGCGATGGGGGCGGACAGGGAGTCCTGGCGCACGTGGAAGGTGGCGGACAGCACCACCCAGCGGCCGGTGGGCCCCCACGTGCGTCCTCCGCCGACGGAGGCGTTGGTGAGTGAGCGCTTGAGGTCGGAGTCGCGGTAGGCCAGGTGGAGATCGGCGAGGGGCAGGTGGACACGTCGTTGACGCAGGCGGTCCCAGGCGCTGACGGAGCCCAGCAGCTCAGCGACCTCGGTGCCGTAGGCGCCGACGTTCTGCACGGGCACGGCCCCGACAGTGCCGGGGATGCCGGACAGGGGGGCGAAGCCGCCCCAGTCCGAGGCGATGGCCTGGCGCACGAGGTCGTCCCAGGCGGTGCCCGCGGTGGCGGTGACCTCGACGCCCCCGCAGGAGGAGTCGGAGACCAGGGTGACCTCCTGGCGGGCGTCGCGCACCACGAGGCCGTCGAAGCCGGCGTCGGAGGCAAGGATGTTGGAGCCCCCGCCGACGACGAGCAGCGGGGTGCCGGCGTCGTCGGCCTCGCGCACGGCCTCGATGAGCTCGTCCTCAGTGGTGGTCTGGGCGTAGGAACCGATGGGACCTCCCACGCGCAGGGTGGTGAGCTCCGCCATCGTCGTCGGCGTCGGAGCGTTGAGCGGGTGGGCGAGGGCGGTGACAGCCTCGGGCCAGGTGGCGGGCTCGGCCGACAGGGGCAGCAGGCAGGCCTCCTCAGTTGGGCCGGGCTCGGGTGCGCTCAGCAAGGGGACGTCGTGGTGGCTCATATCTGCTCCGCTCGGTTCTGGGCTGCGGAGCCAGGATAGGTGGCGTCCGGGTGGCGAGATAGGCGTGTGCCCGGAGCGCGCGGCTCCGGGCACATCCCGTCACTTCTTGTTGCGACGCTGGTGGCGCGTCTTGCGAAGGAGCTTGCGGTGCTTCTTCTTGGACATGCGCTTGCGGCGCTTCTTGATGACAGATCCCATGGGGACTCCTCGTAGTCGTGCGTGCCGGGCGCTCGCGGTGCCGGCTTGGGCGCCGACGGACCGACGCGGGCGCCGGGCGAGCAGTGGTGGTCGGATGGCGATGAACGCCGCGCCCACACAGGTGACCGGGCGATTCTAACGGGTATCAGGACCCCGTCGACTCCGTCTCCCCGTGGCCCCAGTCACCCAAACCGGCGGCGAGGTACTGCTCGACGGCGCGCTCGGGGACTCGGAAGGAACGACCGACCTGCATGGCGGGCAGGTCACCGGAGTGGACCATGCGGTACACGGTCATCTTCGACACGCGCAGCATGTCAGCGACCTCGGCCACGGTGAGGAACGAGGGTGCGCCCGAAGCGCCGGAGGGGGTGCGCAGACTCGACGCCATGCGTGTGGTCCCGTCTAAGGAGTTACGGACAGTGAAGGCTGCGGTTGGGTGACCGGAGCCCGCTCGGTCCCGGGCTGCCCCCGGACCGACCATGCCACTATAACCCCCAGTCCCAACAGGCGCACAGGTGAAAGAGCACCCCATCAGCCCCAGAGCCCCACCACGCCCCAGGTGTCCCACCCGACACGCCCGTCGTCTGAGTTCGCCGGGCGCTCCCGCGCCGGGAACTGCGCCCGGCCACCGGCCCGGTACACCCGCCGTCGGAACACCTCATGCGCACCCGCCGTCGGACCATGCCCGCGCCGGGACCACACCCCACCGCCTGCCCGTTTCCCCACCACCGGCCCGTTCGGGGAACAATGGCACCCGTGCCCAGACCCTCCCGCGCGCGCTCGCCCCACCCCGAGCGCCGCACTCACACCTCCGCGAGCCCGCGCCCCGTGCACCCGGGCCCCGAGGAGGTCACCGGTCGCGGCGCGCGCCTGCGTGCCCTGCTCGAGCGCACGGGCCTGCGCTCACGCATCGAGCGCGCCGCCCGCTTCACCCCGGCCCGCCTCGCCGTCGCCGTCTTCGTGGGCATCATCGCCGTCGTCACGACACTGCTGAACCTGCCGATCGCCACCCCCGACGGGCACCCCGCCATCCGCTTCGTGGACGCCCTGTTCACCGCGACCAGCGCCGTGTGTGTCACCGGCCTGACCACTGTGGACACCGCCACTGACTGGTCCCCCTTCGGCCAGGCCGTCATCATCATCGGTGCCTTCGTGGGCGGCCTGGGCATCATGACGCTCGCCTCCCTGCTGTCCTTCGCCGTCTCACGGCACGTGGGACTGACCCAGCGCATGCTGGCGGCAAGCGAGAACCAGTCCCGGCTGGGGGATGTCGCCTCCCTGCTGCGGGCCGTGCTCTACACGGCGGTCGGCGTCGAGCTGGTGCTGGCCCTCATCCTCCTGCCCCGCTTCCTCACCCTCGGCCAGGACGTGCCCCACGCCCTGTGGTACGCGGTGTTCATGGCGCTGTCGATCTTCAACAACGCCGGTTTCGTCGTCATGCCCGAGGGGCTTGAGCCCTACGCGACCGACTGGTGGATGAGCATGCCGATCATTCTCGGCACCGCCGTCGGCGCCATCGGCTTCCCGGTCATCCTCGACGTCATGCGGCACCGTACCCGTCCGCGCCAGTGGACCCTGCACACCAAGCTCACACTCACCACCTACACGGCGCTCGCGCTCGTTTCCGCGTTGCTCATCGGCATCTTCGAGTGGAGCGACCCGGGCTCGCTGGGCAGCCTGCCGCCCCACGGCAGAGTCCTCGCGGCACTGCTGTCCGGCGTCAACGCGCGCTCCTCCGGCCTGGCGACGGTCCCCATCACCTCCATGCACGAGACCACCTGGTTCCTGCAGGACGTGCTCATGTTCATCGGTGGAGGATCGGCCTCCACCGCCGGAGGTATCAAGGTTTCCACCTTCGCGGTCCTGGTCCTGGCGATCATGGCGGAGGCGCGCGGTGACGAGGACATCGAGGCCTTCGGGCGGCGCATCACGCTGTCCACCGTGCGCCTGAGCGTCGCCGTCGTCTTCATCGGGGCCACAGCCGTGGGCGTGGCGACGCTCCTACTGCTGCACGTCACGAACCTGTCCCTGGACACGATCCTGTTCGAGACCATCTCCGCCTTCGCCACCGTGGGGCTGACCAGCGGCATCACCCCGCTGCTGCCGGACTCGGGCAAGTACACGATCATCGTCCTCATGTTCGTCGGGCGAGTGGGGACGATGACCCTGGCCTCGGCGCTGGCGCTGCGCGAACGACGCCGCGTCATCCGCATGCCCGCCGAGAGCCCGCTCATCGGCTGATCACCGTCGGGGCCGACGGGCGACTAACCTGTCGGCAGCACGCGTGGGCCGCACAGGCCTGCGACCCCAGCCACAGGAGCGCTTATGGCCGCCGTCGACCGCACCGACTCGACCCTCGTTATCGGCCTGGGCCGTTTCGGCTCCGCCGTCGCCGCGACCCTCGACCGCCTGGGCCGCGAGGTCCTCGCCGTCGAGAAGGACCCGGTGCTCGTGCGCCAGTGGACGGGCCGCATCCCCCTGGTTGAGGCGGATGCCACCGACATGGAGGCCCTCGAGCAGCTGGGGGCGACGGAGTTCGGCACGGCGGTGGTGGGCGTCGCCTCCTCCCTGGAGGCCTCCGTGCTCATTGCGGGCAACCTCGTGGACCTGCAGACCCCGCAGATCTGGGCCAAGGCGATTTCCCGGGCGCACGGGCGCATCCTGCGCCGTATCGGCGCCCACCACGTCGTCTACCCGGAGTTCGACGCCGGGCAGCGCGCGGCGCACCTGGTCTCGGGACGCATGCTCGACTACATCGAGATGGAGAAGGGCGGCTTCACCATCGTCAAGATGCGCCCGCCGACCGAGCTGCACGGCTTCACCATCGGCGAGGCGCGCATCCGCTCGCGCTACGGCGTGACGGTCTTCGGCCTCATGAGCCCCGGTGAGCCCTTCGAGTACGCCTCGCCGGAGACGCTCGTCTCCCCCGAGGATGTGCTCGTCGTCGGCGGCGACGCCACGCTCCTCGAGCGCTTCGCCAACCGCGGCTGACCGGCTGCCGGGGTCGGGCCGACGCCCCGCCCGCGTTCGCGACCTCACCGGGAGGTACGCCTCACGGGCGGCATCGCGCTTCAGCATCAAGCGCGCGCCGAGAACATGGTCGCCTGCCCTGTGCGCGCCTGGATCGTGGGGTCTGAGGTCGAGGAGAGTGAGAAACGAAGCGAGCGGCGCAACGTCGGCAACAGCTTGGCGAGGTAGGGTTCGTCGTCACTGTGAATGTGCAACTCACGGCACAGGTGGGTCAGCGGAAACTCGGCGTCGAGGTCAAGCACCTCGATCCCGACCGCGACACCGAACTCGTCGAGATCGACCAGGATGCTGTCGGAGTACTCCTCGGTGCGTGCGACGGGCCGCTCGGACAGAGTGATGTAGCAGACGTCGGTGGCGGCGTCGACGACGATCGTGCGGGGCTTGGATGAGGACATGGGGCCTCCCCTCGTGCCAGTGGTGCCTGATGTCACCGTTGATAATACGCGGGCGACGCATCATTGGATGTAGCAGATGATGACAGTCACGTGACCGGCGCCGGGATGACCTCAAACTTCAGCGTACGGTCAACGCCCTCCGTCTCGTCGATGTCAACCTCAACGGTGTAGATCCCGAGCTCAATGAGAGGCAGAGTCATCTGAAGAGCGAAGACGATTCCGCGACGGTGCCCGGAGTAAGGCAGGTGTGTCGTCGTCGAGACGTCGATCTGGTTGCTCGCCTCAACCACGGTCGGATCCTCACCCGGTGAGATGAAGCGGATGGTCAGCTTGACCCACTCCCGTTCAGCCTCGTCGCACCGAATCCGTCCCGCAACGGCGAACGACGCATGAATCGGTAAGGCCTGTGCCTCCATTCGGGTGAAGGAGGCGCCGACCGTTGTCAGTAGACCACCCTGGATCGACGCATAGTCCGCGAGGAAGGCGTAGTCGAGCTCAAGCATGCGTCGAGACTACTGAGGAAAGCGTGTCCGCGGAGGAACGATGGGCAGTACGCCTTGCGTGGGGGTGGGGCTCGGGAGGGGCTGCGCACTCTTGCACGCTCAGGCTGTCAGGCCTCCGTCGGAATCCGCAGGATTCCGCGGTTTCCTGTCTTGGTGCTCTCGAGTCCTTCGGCTCCCATGTGCATGAGCAACCCCCACGCACATGGGAGCCTCAGAAGCAGTTTTCATCAAAAGAGCCCAAACAGCGGAATACCAACGAAAAGCCCGAATCGGCCAGATCACACCAGTCACATGAGCGTGCAAGCCGAACCCGGCGCACGGGACTACCGGGGCAGGCGCGCTTAAAGCACGCCCTTGAAGGAGAAGCGGTGCACGAGCCGGCCGGTCGGCAACAGGTGCTGCTTCTTGGGCCGCGCGCCCCACGAGTCGTCGCCCGCGACACCGCGCCGCATAAGCGCCGGACGGATGACGGTGCGGTCCGTCAGGGGCAGCTCGAAGTCATGCGGGGCGTCCTCAACCTCGAAGGGCGTCCACGGCAGCGCGCTGAACTCGATCTGCCCGCCCTCCGGGGCGCTCACGAGGATCCCGCGCCCGCGCCGATCCGTCACCCGCGCCCAGCGCACGCCCGTGTGCGACCCGGACTCCTGGGGGTTGAGGTAGCCGGCCATCTGCTCGACGACCTCGCTCGAGTGCACTCCCAGGCGCCCGCCACCACGACGGTCGACGTAGGTCTCCTCGGGACCCTCGCCGTAGAAGGTGAGGCGGTCCATCGTGCCCGGCACCTGGATCATCGCGGACAGCTCGGGCAGTGAGGGGACCTCACCGGTCGGGTCGAGGGTCTGGGTGACCTCGACGGTGCCATCACCGAGCACGCGGTAGCGCATCTCGCAGGTCGAGCCGGGCAGGCCGGCCAGCGCATACGTGAAGGCAACGGTGACAGACTCCCCGTCCTCCTCCACCGCAGCCGGCCAGTCGTGGTCCTCAACCAGGCGCGGGTAGCGCGAGGCGAGCTGCCAGGCACCCTCCTCGTAGGGGCCGCCGTAGCCGCGCTCGTTGGCCGTGGGCGCGTGCCAGAAGCAGGGCAGGACGGGGGCGCGCAGGAGCTCGCCGGCACCGTCCTGGGTGCGGCCGTAGCGGTAGGAGGTCAGCGCCCCGGTGAGTCCGGAGAACAGGACCTGGAAGGACTCGCCGTGCACGCCGATGTTGTGGCGCCCGCGCACGAGGACGGGCCGCGCGCCGGGGTTCCCGGCGATGGCGAAGGGTCCCGGCAGCCCCGCCGGGGCCTCGACGGTGACAACGCCCTGGTCCCAGGCGATCTCCTCGCCCGCCTCGGCCCAGGCGGTGGCCTGGCGCAGGCGGAAGGAGACGGTGATCGCGTACTCCCCCGCGGTGCCGTCCGCGCCGTCGGGCAGGGCCAGGGGCAGGGGGTAGGTGGCGCTGGTACCCGGGGCGACGTCGGTCTCGACGTCGGCGGAGGCCACGGGGACTCCCTCACGCTCGAGGGTGACGACGCAGTCGTAGGCGGACGAGTGGGTGAACAGGAAGCGGTTGGTCACGGTGAAACTCTCACGCGCAACCTCGGTACGCAGGCCCTGGAAGAGGTGGCGCACCTCCTGGATCTTGGGGGACTCGCTGTGGTCGGCGTAGAAGATGCCGTTGCCGCAGAAGTCGCCGTCGTGCGGGGACTCGCCGCTGTCGCCGCCGTAGCCCCAGTAGGCGCTGCCGTCGGGGGCGGTGAGGCGGATCGCCTGGTCGGCGAAGTCCCAGATGAACCCGCCCTGGAAGAGCGGCTCGCGCTCGGCCAGGTCCATGTACAGGTCCGCGCCGCCGAAGGAGTTGCCCATCGTGTGCGCGTACTCGCACAGGATGAAGGGCTTGTCCCGCCGCGTGGCGAGCTGGGCCTCGATCTCGGCGGCCGGGGTGTACATCTGGGAGACGACGTCGGAGGTGTCGGGACGGCGCGGGTCCCACGTGATGCCCTCGTAGTGGACGGGGCGCGAGTCCTTGGCGTGCAGCAGCGCGGCCATGTCGGCGATGTTGTCGCCGCCGTAGGACTCGTTGCCGCACGACCACATGACGATCGAGGGGTGGTTCTTGTCGCGCTCGTACATGTCGGTGACGCGGTCGACGACGGCGTCGTGCCACTGGGGGTGGTTGCCGGGGATGACCGCCTCGGGGTCCTGGCCCTGGCGGGTGACACCGTCCCAGCTGCCGTGCGACTCGAGGTTGGCCTCGTCGATGACGTAGAAGCCGTACTCGTCGGCCAGCTCGTAGAGGAAACTGTTGTTCGGGTAGTGGCTGGTGCGGATGGCGTTGACGTTGGCGCGGCGCAAGGCGATGAGGTCGAGCTCGGTGCGCTCACGGGTCATCACGCGCCCCTGCTCACCGAACTCATGCCGGTTGACACCCATGAAGACGATGCGCTGACCGTTGATCTTGAGCACGCCGTCCTCAATGCCGAAGCGACGGATGCCCACGCGCTGGGGGACGACCTCGGTGACGGCGCCATCGGCGTCACACACCTCGATGTCCAGGTCGTAAAGGTAGGGGTCCTCCCCGCTCCACAGGTGCGGGTCGGCGACGGTGAGGCGGGCGACGCCGTCGTCACCGGCGACGAGCTCGCCGACGCCGTCGAGGACGGCGCGCACCGATCCGGGGCCCTCCAGCCGGGTGCGCAGGGTGACCTCAGCGGTGCGCAGGTCTTCGCTCAGGCTCACCCCCACACGCAAGTCGGCCAGGTGCGTGGCGGGCAGGCGGCGCAGGTAGACCGAGCGGAACAGGCCGGAGAAGCGGAAGAAGTCCTGGTCCTCCATCCAGGAGCCGGAGCACCACTTGTACACGCGCAGGGCCAGGCGGTTGGCGCCGGCGTGCACGTGCGCGGTGAGGTCGAACTCGCTGGGGGTGAAGGATCCCTCGGCGTAACCGACGTAGGCGCCGTTGACCCACACGACGACGGCGGACTCAGCCCCCTCCAGGCGCAGGACGAGCCGCTCACCCGCGGGCAGGGCCTGGGGCAGGGTGAAGGTGCGCACGTAGGAGGCGGTGGGGTTGTAGTCGGTGGGCACCTGCCCGGGGTCGATGTCCTCGTGACCGTCCCAGGGGTACTGCACGTTGGCGTACTGGGGCTTGTCGTAGCCGTGGAGCTGGAGGTGGGCGGGGACGGCGATGTCGTCCCACTGGCTCACGTCGTAGGACGGGTCCTCAAACCCGTCGACGGCGAGCGAGGGGTTCCTCGCGTAGTGGAGCTTCCACACGCCGTCGAGGCAGACCTGGTAGGAGGAGCGAGCGGCGGCAGCCTCGGCCGCGCTGGCGTACCACAGGTGGTCCGAGTGCGCGGGGAGGCGGTTGTCGGCGAAGAAGGTCGGGTCGGCAAGGTGGCTGAGGTCGATGTTCACTTGACTGATCCCATGATTCCGTTGGCGAAGGAGCGCTGCAGGGCAAGGAAGACCACCATCGCGGGCAGCGACGCGATGAGAACGGCGAGCATGAGGACGCCATAGTCCGTGACGTAGCCTCCCGCGAGGTTCGACACGAGGATCGGCATCGTCTGGAACTTGACGTCGATGAGGATGATCTTGGGCCACATGAAGTTGTTCCATGCATTCATGAAGGTGACGACGGCGGCCGCCGCGTAGGTGGACCGCATCGTGGGCACGTACATGCGCGCGAAAATGGCGATCTCGCTCAGTCCGTCAAGGCGGGCGGCCTCGATGATCTCGTGGGGGAAGGAGCGTGACGCCTGCCGGAACAGCAGGATGAGGAAGGGCGTGGAGATCGTCGGCAGGATGACGGCCCACAGGGAGTTGACGAGCCCGACCTTCCCGAAGAGCTGGAACAGCGGGATCATCGTGGCGGCGAAGGGGATCATCATCGCAAGAAGGAGGATGCCCATGACGGTGTCCTTGCCACGCGAGTGGTAGACCTCGAAGCCGTAGCCGGCGACGGAGCACACGAGCAGGGCGAGCGCGGTCGTCAGCAGGGCGATGGCGGCCGAGTAGCCCAAGGCCGGGTAGAGGTTGGATACCTCCAGGAGCCGGTTGAAGTTGGCCAGCAGGTTGCTGCCCGGCGTCATCTTGGAGGACAGGACCTGGTTAGAGGTGTTGGTCGCGGAGACCACCATGAAGTACAGCGGGAAGATCGAGACGAGCGCCGCGATGGTGAGGAACAGGTAGGAGGGGACCTGGCGGAGTGTGGACTTACGCATCGCGCTTGTCACCAACCTTCATCTGGATGAGCGCGAGGACCGCGACGAGTAGGAGGATGACGTAGGACAGGGCCGAGGCGTAGCCGAAATTCGGGCTCTTGAGGAAGGAGAGCTCGTAGAGGTAGTGCGACATCGTCATCGAGGTGTAGGCGGGGCCGCCGCGCGTGAGGTTCCAGGACTCGTCGAAGAGCTGGAGGGTGCCGTTGGTGGACATGATGGCCGTCAGCACGATCATCGGCTTGAGCTGGGGGACGGTCACGTGCCAGAAGGTCTGCCAGGCGTTGGCTCCGTCGATGCGGGCGGCCTCGATGGTGGCAGGGTCGATGTTCTGCAGGCCGGCGAGGTAGAACACCATGTTGTAGCCGGTCCAGCGCCACAGCAGGCCCAGGATGATGACCAAGCGCGCGGTTATCGTGTTGCCGAGCCAGTTGACGGGGCTGTCGATGAGGTGCAGTCCCATGAGCATGTCGTTGACGAAGCCGTCGTTGGCGAACAGCGTGCGGAACACCAGCGAGTAGGACACCAGTGACACCGCGCAGGGCAGGAAGATGGCGGTGCGGAACAGGCCCTTGAACTTGAGGTTGGGGTTGTTGAGGAGGACGGAGAGCACCAGGGCGGTGCCGAGCATGAGCGGCACCTGGATGATGAGGTACACGAACGTCGTCTTCAACGTCATGATGAAGATGTCGTCGTTGAGCAGTCGCTCGTAGTTCAGCCACAGG from Actinomyces respiraculi carries:
- a CDS encoding UDP-N-acetylmuramate dehydrogenase, which codes for MSHHDVPLLSAPEPGPTEEACLLPLSAEPATWPEAVTALAHPLNAPTPTTMAELTTLRVGGPIGSYAQTTTEDELIEAVREADDAGTPLLVVGGGSNILASDAGFDGLVVRDARQEVTLVSDSSCGGVEVTATAGTAWDDLVRQAIASDWGGFAPLSGIPGTVGAVPVQNVGAYGTEVAELLGSVSAWDRLRQRRVHLPLADLHLAYRDSDLKRSLTNASVGGGRTWGPTGRWVVLSATFHVRQDSLSAPIAYAQLAGALGVEPGQRVDARAVREAVLELRASKGMVLDDADHDTWSAGSFFTNPILTSEQAAALPEEAPRYPVTDHSRKVATRQAPVVEGLVKTSAAWLIDHAGFSKGDALAADGAVGGGASASLSTKHVLALTNRGSATAADLAALRDEVIAGVEAAFGVTLVPEPVAVGF
- a CDS encoding 30S ribosomal protein bS22; amino-acid sequence: MGSVIKKRRKRMSKKKHRKLLRKTRHQRRNKK
- a CDS encoding helix-turn-helix domain-containing protein, translated to MASSLRTPSGASGAPSFLTVAEVADMLRVSKMTVYRMVHSGDLPAMQVGRSFRVPERAVEQYLAAGLGDWGHGETESTGS
- a CDS encoding TrkH family potassium uptake protein, yielding MRTRRRTMPAPGPHPTACPFPHHRPVRGTMAPVPRPSRARSPHPERRTHTSASPRPVHPGPEEVTGRGARLRALLERTGLRSRIERAARFTPARLAVAVFVGIIAVVTTLLNLPIATPDGHPAIRFVDALFTATSAVCVTGLTTVDTATDWSPFGQAVIIIGAFVGGLGIMTLASLLSFAVSRHVGLTQRMLAASENQSRLGDVASLLRAVLYTAVGVELVLALILLPRFLTLGQDVPHALWYAVFMALSIFNNAGFVVMPEGLEPYATDWWMSMPIILGTAVGAIGFPVILDVMRHRTRPRQWTLHTKLTLTTYTALALVSALLIGIFEWSDPGSLGSLPPHGRVLAALLSGVNARSSGLATVPITSMHETTWFLQDVLMFIGGGSASTAGGIKVSTFAVLVLAIMAEARGDEDIEAFGRRITLSTVRLSVAVVFIGATAVGVATLLLLHVTNLSLDTILFETISAFATVGLTSGITPLLPDSGKYTIIVLMFVGRVGTMTLASALALRERRRVIRMPAESPLIG
- a CDS encoding potassium channel family protein translates to MAAVDRTDSTLVIGLGRFGSAVAATLDRLGREVLAVEKDPVLVRQWTGRIPLVEADATDMEALEQLGATEFGTAVVGVASSLEASVLIAGNLVDLQTPQIWAKAISRAHGRILRRIGAHHVVYPEFDAGQRAAHLVSGRMLDYIEMEKGGFTIVKMRPPTELHGFTIGEARIRSRYGVTVFGLMSPGEPFEYASPETLVSPEDVLVVGGDATLLERFANRG
- a CDS encoding DUF2283 domain-containing protein, whose translation is MSSSKPRTIVVDAATDVCYITLSERPVARTEEYSDSILVDLDEFGVAVGIEVLDLDAEFPLTHLCRELHIHSDDEPYLAKLLPTLRRSLRFSLSSTSDPTIQARTGQATMFSARA
- a CDS encoding DUF6941 family protein, with protein sequence MLELDYAFLADYASIQGGLLTTVGASFTRMEAQALPIHASFAVAGRIRCDEAEREWVKLTIRFISPGEDPTVVEASNQIDVSTTTHLPYSGHRRGIVFALQMTLPLIELGIYTVEVDIDETEGVDRTLKFEVIPAPVT
- a CDS encoding glycoside hydrolase family 2 TIM barrel-domain containing protein, with the translated sequence MNIDLSHLADPTFFADNRLPAHSDHLWYASAAEAAAARSSYQVCLDGVWKLHYARNPSLAVDGFEDPSYDVSQWDDIAVPAHLQLHGYDKPQYANVQYPWDGHEDIDPGQVPTDYNPTASYVRTFTLPQALPAGERLVLRLEGAESAVVVWVNGAYVGYAEGSFTPSEFDLTAHVHAGANRLALRVYKWCSGSWMEDQDFFRFSGLFRSVYLRRLPATHLADLRVGVSLSEDLRTAEVTLRTRLEGPGSVRAVLDGVGELVAGDDGVARLTVADPHLWSGEDPYLYDLDIEVCDADGAVTEVVPQRVGIRRFGIEDGVLKINGQRIVFMGVNRHEFGEQGRVMTRERTELDLIALRRANVNAIRTSHYPNNSFLYELADEYGFYVIDEANLESHGSWDGVTRQGQDPEAVIPGNHPQWHDAVVDRVTDMYERDKNHPSIVMWSCGNESYGGDNIADMAALLHAKDSRPVHYEGITWDPRRPDTSDVVSQMYTPAAEIEAQLATRRDKPFILCEYAHTMGNSFGGADLYMDLAEREPLFQGGFIWDFADQAIRLTAPDGSAYWGYGGDSGESPHDGDFCGNGIFYADHSESPKIQEVRHLFQGLRTEVARESFTVTNRFLFTHSSAYDCVVTLEREGVPVASADVETDVAPGTSATYPLPLALPDGADGTAGEYAITVSFRLRQATAWAEAGEEIAWDQGVVTVEAPAGLPGPFAIAGNPGARPVLVRGRHNIGVHGESFQVLFSGLTGALTSYRYGRTQDGAGELLRAPVLPCFWHAPTANERGYGGPYEEGAWQLASRYPRLVEDHDWPAAVEEDGESVTVAFTYALAGLPGSTCEMRYRVLGDGTVEVTQTLDPTGEVPSLPELSAMIQVPGTMDRLTFYGEGPEETYVDRRGGGRLGVHSSEVVEQMAGYLNPQESGSHTGVRWARVTDRRGRGILVSAPEGGQIEFSALPWTPFEVEDAPHDFELPLTDRTVIRPALMRRGVAGDDSWGARPKKQHLLPTGRLVHRFSFKGVL
- a CDS encoding carbohydrate ABC transporter permease, with protein sequence MRKSTLRQVPSYLFLTIAALVSIFPLYFMVVSATNTSNQVLSSKMTPGSNLLANFNRLLEVSNLYPALGYSAAIALLTTALALLVCSVAGYGFEVYHSRGKDTVMGILLLAMMIPFAATMIPLFQLFGKVGLVNSLWAVILPTISTPFLILLFRQASRSFPHEIIEAARLDGLSEIAIFARMYVPTMRSTYAAAAVVTFMNAWNNFMWPKIILIDVKFQTMPILVSNLAGGYVTDYGVLMLAVLIASLPAMVVFLALQRSFANGIMGSVK
- a CDS encoding carbohydrate ABC transporter permease; its protein translation is MATAAVSPAAGLKTKGRPSVPKTRPTPSERRRNLTGWVFIIPAAGLITIMSFWPMLQALLLSMQTGRGTRLHYAQPLWLNYERLLNDDIFIMTLKTTFVYLIIQVPLMLGTALVLSVLLNNPNLKFKGLFRTAIFLPCAVSLVSYSLVFRTLFANDGFVNDMLMGLHLIDSPVNWLGNTITARLVIILGLLWRWTGYNMVFYLAGLQNIDPATIEAARIDGANAWQTFWHVTVPQLKPMIVLTAIMSTNGTLQLFDESWNLTRGGPAYTSMTMSHYLYELSFLKSPNFGYASALSYVILLLVAVLALIQMKVGDKRDA